The DNA window ATACTAACAGCTTCATTAACCTCAGCATTAAATACCTCAAATGAACCTGTAACGTCAGCGTATCCTAATTTCGTTACTGTATAGGTGTACTCACCATTAGCCAAGTTAATTGTTGCTACTCCCGAAGCATCAGTTGTAATCTCTTGGCTATTAACAGTTACTACAGCACCTTCAAGAGGTTGCTCGTCACATGTTACAGTAAATGTTACTGCAAAATCTGGTGGATAAACTGTAATAGGATTTGAATAAACTATTGAAGATGAGCCTGCAGTATATACTGACTGAACACCTATAGTATGATCACCAACAGGTATATCGGTAACTGTGTATTGGTTTTCTGTTAAACCTGAAGCAACTTCCTGATCATTTAGATATACTTTATACCCTACAAAATCTTTAGAGTCGTTAGATTTAGAACCTCCAATAAAGATGTCATCAATCATTAGAACGAACGAGTCATCTGATACGCAATTAATAGCTAGGTAAACATCCTGTCCTGCATATGCATCTAAATTATATGTGTATTGTGTCCATGCATCAGGTGGTGCAACATAGCCTGATCCTGTTATGAACGTAAAGTCAGCAGGTTCTGTACCTGTTGTCGAAACACCTATTTTAAAACGATCTGGTCCATAAGAAACTGTTAAGGATCTTGCCCAGAAAGAGAAGTTCATTCCAGGAAGGATTGACACCTGATGTGTAATTAACCAGTCGTTATTTGGACCCGATGTCGCAGCAAAACAGGCTAAATATTTACTTCCACTGTGTGGAGTCCAATTGTCTGATAATGCCGGAGTAGCACCGGATGGATTAAATACAATATATGAACCAGTATAACCACTGTTCGGGAATGTAACGTTTTGAATTCCATATGATGGTGAACCATCTACGTCAACAAGAGTATAATTACCAATATTTGCAATTATGAAATCTTCGTAACTTTCAATGCTGTCAACAAAACTCTCTGGATAAGTGTTCCAAGTTACTAATGCTTGATTATTATTAACAACTGCAGCTGTTACGTTGAATGGAGGTTCAATTTCAAAATTAGCTGTTATAGTTTCAGTTGCTACAACAACATGTAAATATGTTGCTGATGTAGACAGAACTTCGTTTGCTTCATTTGTCCAGTTTACAAATGAATAATCAGCATTTGGAGTTGCCACTAACTCAATTTCTGTTCCCTGAAGATATTCTCCTCCTCCTGAAACAGTACCACCTTCAGTCGGATTAGCTACCAATGTAACTGTACTCTTTTGACCAATAATAATCTCGTCAACAAAAATGTTGGTTCCCCAGTCGCTTGTGGCTAAAAAAACAACGTAAGAGAGGTTTGAAACATATTCTGCTGGTATTTCAAAATCATAATCGTACCAGCCTTGCTCAGTAACAACTGGTTCGTAATCTGTATATCTATAAATAGTACCTAACAGGGTTCCACCTGTTGTGTCTGGCGATGTATTTGCATAAACATCAACTCTGTCATGTGCATTAGAATATGTACTATAGTTGTCTCGAAACATTTTAAATCCAACACTATAATTTCCTGTGCCCATATTTAAACGACGAGTTACAAGGGTACCTTGATTACCAGAACTTATACTAAAACAATTATATCTTATCATACCTACACCAAATGGATCACATGAGGGATTTGTACCATTTGTAACTCTATCCCATGGACGAGTGCCTAAGCTTAGCCAACCTAGTGGTGGAAACAGATCCTCATCAAATGTTTCAATAAATGGGAATTGTGTAACTGTTAGATCAATTGCATTACCATTTATCGCTATAGTTTTAGAACCTGCAGTACTGTTAACATTTATTGTTGCTGTTTTTTCTCCAACTGTAGTTGGATTAAATACCACAGTAAAGGTTGCTGTTTCGCCAAGACCTAAAGTATCAGGATTTTCAATAGTTGTTAAAGTAAATAGATCTGCATTTGTTCCCGTAATTGTAATATCCGATGGATTAACTATAAGTTCTCCTGCTCCGATATTTTGAATTGTAAAGGTTTGTGGAGCAGATGACATATCAATATGTGTATCCGGGAAAGTAAAAGTATCAGGTGTAACTTCTAAAATCGGTGGAGCAAGAGTCATCGTTACATCAACGGTCATATCTGTAGTTGTAACAACAAGTGACACGTCATTTTGTGGGTTGTAACCAACAGCAGTAACAGAGTAAGTGTAGTTACCGGCAGCTGTATATATTTCAGCTAACCCTGACGCATTACTTTCGGCTGTTCCAATAACAGTTTCTCCCTGCTTAACTGTTACAGTAGCACCTTCAATAG is part of the Bacteroidales bacterium genome and encodes:
- a CDS encoding choice-of-anchor D domain-containing protein, which produces MKKNLLLVLLSILTVTWSMGQKAPEKELFMDINEKTVIDLSDFSTSQIVENSSVRGALNEGFEGTDFPPIGWKVINDGDTYTWDRFADSYIISGTASAGIRYHSSVAHDDWLITPPLLPVAGNDSISFSAKHRSSYPEEFYVWVSNTGNNKEDFTQLAGPISTTSAAQTFAYSLSAYHGDTVYFAVQATSLNAYYLYVDDFVGPEVYIPPTNLAVTGGNKDYRLIPLSQLNSALTLNTIVTNKGVDLTENVNVIAAVKNASNETVFTTTDVLTGLNYGATQTVSAATPFDATTLPVGDYSYTHTADYAADADPTDNTDSFNFSVNDYIYARDVGVFAENGVGSSSRITFGNLYAIESAATVTGVQFVWPALLSEATASYQLALYRVDSTADLNVQNPPIFQTDTYQRDQSQAGQTMNIPVRPTVIQQGLYVLAMKQTTTTNIAIAYDNAEHGYILRANNEANPAKFSAKILGFGHISLRMDLTPKTIVAFNVSDGTNPIEGATVTVKQGETVIGTAESNASGLAEIYTAAGNYTYSVTAVGYNPQNDVSLVVTTTDMTVDVTMTLAPPILEVTPDTFTFPDTHIDMSSAPQTFTIQNIGAGELIVNPSDITITGTNADLFTLTTIENPDTLGLGETATFTVVFNPTTVGEKTATINVNSTAGSKTIAINGNAIDLTVTQFPFIETFDEDLFPPLGWLSLGTRPWDRVTNGTNPSCDPFGVGMIRYNCFSISSGNQGTLVTRRLNMGTGNYSVGFKMFRDNYSTYSNAHDRVDVYANTSPDTTGGTLLGTIYRYTDYEPVVTEQGWYDYDFEIPAEYVSNLSYVVFLATSDWGTNIFVDEIIIGQKSTVTLVANPTEGGTVSGGGEYLQGTEIELVATPNADYSFVNWTNEANEVLSTSATYLHVVVATETITANFEIEPPFNVTAAVVNNNQALVTWNTYPESFVDSIESYEDFIIANIGNYTLVDVDGSPSYGIQNVTFPNSGYTGSYIVFNPSGATPALSDNWTPHSGSKYLACFAATSGPNNDWLITHQVSILPGMNFSFWARSLTVSYGPDRFKIGVSTTGTEPADFTFITGSGYVAPPDAWTQYTYNLDAYAGQDVYLAINCVSDDSFVLMIDDIFIGGSKSNDSKDFVGYKVYLNDQEVASGLTENQYTVTDIPVGDHTIGVQSVYTAGSSSIVYSNPITVYPPDFAVTFTVTCDEQPLEGAVVTVNSQEITTDASGVATINLANGEYTYTVTKLGYADVTGSFEVFNAEVNEAVSMELAPFAITFHVDHDGAPLQGVTILVDGKVLTTNAQGNAIAQLVNGSYTYKAVKSGYNDVEGSLVVDNADQTVNLSMIPGIGGFVDSYVRLYPNPVGNTLTIERNNSNEVVIELYNSSGALISTMKTEDVTTNMDVEMLSSGSYFVRIIGVNNTTTHKFIKQ